Proteins encoded within one genomic window of Camelina sativa cultivar DH55 chromosome 19, Cs, whole genome shotgun sequence:
- the LOC104766304 gene encoding UDP-glucuronate 4-epimerase 6 — MPMSATADTSKTVKLERYNSYLRKIHSTKVLNASSKVLFRATLLVALVLVLLFAINYPPLSDSRAAAAHHLHRRSFLSTGLFSSSSSSSSSSIGGAAWEKRVRQSSTAKRPRGLSVLVTGAAGFVGSHCSLYLRKRGDGVLGFDNFNDYYDPALKRARQALLEKQQVFIVEGDLNDGPLLRKLFDVVPFTHVLHLAAQAGVRYAMKNPQSYIASNIAGFVNLLEVAKAANPQPAIVWASSSSVYGLNTENPFSEEHRTDQPASLYAATKKAGEEIAHTYNHIYGLSLTGLRFFTVYGPWGRPDMAYFFFTKDILHGKSIDIYRTQDNQEVARDFTYIDDIVKGCVGALDTAEKSTGSGGKKRGQAQLRVYNLGNTSPVPVGRLVSILEGLLGTKAKKHLIKMPRNGDVPYTHANVSLAYKDFGYKPTTDLAAGLRKFVKWYVGYYGIQPRVKKETSHAEDSA; from the coding sequence ATGCCTATGTCGGCGACGGCGGATACAAGCAAGACGGTAAAGCTGGAGAGGTACAACAGCTACCTCCGCAAGATTCACAGCACCAAAGTTCTCAACGCGTCTTCTAAAGTTCTTTTCCGAGCTACGCTTCTTGTAGCTCTCGTCCTCGTCCTCCTCTTCGCCATCAACTACCCTCCACTCTCCGACAGCCGCGCTGCCGCAGCTCACCATCTCCACCGCCGTAGCTTCTTATCCACCGggctcttctcctcctcttcctcttcctcctcatcctctATCGGTGGAGCCGCGTGGGAAAAGCGCGTTAGACAATCCTCAACAGCCAAAAGACCACGCGGTCTCTCTGTTCTAGTCACTGGAGCTGCCGGCTTCGTCGGATCCCACTGCTCACTCTATCTACGAAAACGTGGCGATGGAGTCTTGGGGTTCGACAATTTCAACGATTACTACGACCCAGCACTCAAAAGAGCAAGACAAGCGCTCTTGGAGAAGCAACAAGTGTTCATAGTCGAAGGTGATCTCAACGATGGACCACTCTTACGTAAACTCTTCGATGTCGTCCCATTCACTCACGTCCTCCACTTAGCCGCTCAAGCCGGAGTACGCTACGCCATGAAGAACCCTCAATCCTACATCGCATCCAACATAGCTGGATTCGTAAACCTCCTCGAAGTGGCTAAAGCAGCTAATCCTCAGCCAGCGATCGTTTGGGCTTCGTCTAGCTCTGTTTACGGTCTCAACACTGAGAACCCATTCTCCGAAGAACACAGAACAGACCAACCAGCGAGTCTTTACGCCGCAACCAAGAAAGCCGGAGAAGAGATCGCACATACATACAACCACATCTACGGTCTCTCCTTAACCGGACTAAGGTTCTTCACAGTCTACGGTCCATGGGGAAGACCAGACATGgcttacttcttcttcaccaaagaCATCCTCCACGGCAAATCAATAGACATTTACAGAACACAGGACAATCAAGAAGTGGCGCGTGACTTCACATACATAGACGACATCGTCAAAGGATGTGTCGGTGCGTTAGACACGGCGGAGAAAAGCACAGGAAGCGGAGGAAAGAAGAGAGGACAAGCTCAGCTACGTGTATACAACCTCGGAAACACGTCTCCTGTTCCGGTAGGGAGACTGGTCTCGATCTTGGAAGGGCTTTTAGGTACGAAAGCAAAGAAACATCTGATCAAAATGCCGAGAAACGGTGACGTGCCTTACACGCATGCTAACGTGAGCTTAGCGTACAAAGACTTCGGGTACAAACCGACGACGGATCTAGCGGCGGGGCTGAGGAAGTTCGTCAAGTGGTACGTTGGTTATTACGGGATACAGCCGAGGGTAAAAAAGGAAACCTCTCACGCCGAAGATTCcgcttaa
- the LOC104766305 gene encoding glycine-rich RNA-binding protein 4, mitochondrial: MAFCNKLSGILRQGVSRSSNVPVTSMLGSLRYMSTKLFVGGLSWGTDDSSLKQAFSNFGEVTEATVISDRETGRSRGFGFVSFSSEDSATNAVSEMDGKELNGRNIRVNLANERPSAPRSSFGGGGGYGGGGGGGGGY, encoded by the exons ATGGCTTTTTGCAACAAACTTAGTGGTATTTTGAGACAAGGTGTTTCTCGCAGCTCAAATGTTCCAGTGACATCTATGCTTGGCTCTCTCCGTTACATGTCCACTAAGCTTTTTGTTGGTG GTCTCTCATGGGGAACTGATGACAGCTCCTTGAAGCAGGCTTTCTCTAACTTTGGTGAAGTCACAGAAG CTACGGTGATTTCAGACAGAGAGACAGGGAGGTCGAGGGGTTTTGGATTTGTCAGTTTCAGCAGTGAAGATTCTGCAACCAATGCCGTATCAGAAATGGATGGAAAG GAGCTGAATGGCAGGAACATCCGTGTGAACCTTGCAAACGAAAGACCGAGTGCCCCGAGATCATCattcggtggtggtggtggttacggtggtggaggtggaggtggcgGTGGCTACTAA
- the LOC104766307 gene encoding protein ECERIFERUM 26-like has product MGRVQEEGRGPVHGFRLSTVSSSRPTETGTTHELTGLDLAMKLHYLKVVYIYSAETASDLTVMNVKAPLFPVFDQISWITGRLRRHESGRPYIKCNDCGTRFVESHCDLTVDEWLRVPDRSVDESLVYHQPVGPEMAFSPLIYIQMTRFSCGGLALGLSWAHIMGDPLSLSHVFNLWARAYVGEKIHCPKTSELERVFQNPNSTGKEPESIKRVDPVGDLWVAPGNNKMTTFSFNLTVNEIKSHFPATGENEFEILSGIIWKCIAKARGESAPVTITVIKSDPNGLKPRAVRNSQMISSVHVDFSVAEASLEEIVKSIGETNDERFGIDETVDDVTDFIVYGTNLTFVDLSGVDFYEAKVMGKSPESVYCNVQGIGDGGVVVVMPGGVEEEERAVTVTLSDDEIEKVKCEMNKCGLITVLVVANGE; this is encoded by the exons ATGGGTCGAGTTCAAGAAGAGGGAAGGGGTCCGGTTCATGGCTTCCGGTTATCGACCGTGAGTTCGTCCCGGCCAACAGAGACCGGTACCACTCACGAGCTCACCGGTTTAGACCTCGCCATGAAGCTCCACTACTTAAAGGTGGTTTACATTTACTCTGCCGAGACAGCAAGTGACTTGACCGTGATGAACGTCAAAGCCCCCTTGTTTCCAGTGTTCGATCAGATCTCATGGATCACTGGCAGGTTAAGGCGGCACGAATCGGGACGCCCGTACATAAAGTGCAACGACTGCGGCACACGTTTCGTGGAAAGTCATTGTGATCTCACAGTGGACGAGTGGCTCCGTGTACCGGACCGGTCCGTGGATGAGTCCTTGGTTTACCATCAACCTGTTGGACCAGAAATGGCATTCTCTCCTTTGATTTATATTCAG ATGACCCGGTTTAGCTGCGGTGGATTAGCTTTAGGCTTGAGCTGGGCTCATATTATGGGAGATCCATTATCGCTTTCTCATGTCTTCAACTTATGGGCTCGGGCTTATGTTGGTGAGAAGATCCACTGTCCCAAAACCTCTGAGTTAGAAAGAGTGTTTCAAAACCCGAACTCAACGGGCAAAGAACCGGAATCAATCAAACGGGTTGACCCGGTTGGGGATCTATGGGTCGCTCCAGGTAACAACAAAATGACAACATTCTCCTTCAATTTAACGGTTAACGAGATTAAATCACATTTTCCGGCGACCGGAGAAAACGAATTCGAGATTCTCAGCGGGATCATATGGAAATGTATAGCCAAAGCGAGAGGAGAATCAGCTCCGGTTACGATTACGGTTATCAAATCGGATCCGAACGGGTTAAAACCCAGAGCGGTGAGAAACAGTCAGATGATAAGTTCCGTTCACGTCGATTTCTCGGTGGCGGAGGCGAGTTTGGAAGAGATTGTGAAATCGATCGGTGAAACGAATGACGAGAGGTTTGGGATCGATGAGACTGTTGACGATGTTACGGATTTTATTGTTTACGGAACGAATTTGACATTTGTGGATCTGAGCGGAGTTGATTTTTACGAGGCGAAAGTTATGGGGAAGTCGCCGGAATCGGTTTATTGTAATGTTCAGGGAATAGGTGACGGTGGAGTGGTGGTGGTTATGCCGGGGGgtgtggaggaggaagagagggcTGTGACGGTGACGTTATCGGATGATGAGATTGAGAAGGTGAAATGTGAAATGAACAAGTGTGGATTGATCACGGTGTTAGTTGTAGCTAACGGTGAatga
- the LOC104766309 gene encoding probable magnesium transporter NIPA1 isoform X2 has product MDQMSPDNITGVILAVSSSIFIGSSFIVKKKGLKKAGASGARAGEGGYGYLKEPWWWAGMITMIVGEVANFAAYAFAPAILVTPLGALSIIFSAVLAHFILQEKLHMFGILGCVLCVVGSTTIVLHAPHEQKIESVKQIWQLAIEPGFLVYSAVIVIVVAILIFYYEPRYGKTHMIVYVGICSLMGSLTVMSVKAVAIAIKLTFSGTNQFKYFNTWIFILVVAFCCLLQINYLNKALDTFNTAVISPVYYVMFTTFTIIASMIMFKDWASQSGLKIATELCGFVTILSGTFLLHKTKDMGNSGSGRGSVSMPRDTPVFTNSGSARSSTSDKLPS; this is encoded by the exons ATGGATCAGATGTCACCTGATAACATAACTGGAGTCATTCTAGCAGTGTCTTCAAGTATTTTCATTG GTTCTAGCTTCATCGTCAAGAAAAAAGGTCTCAAGAAGGCCGGCGCAAGCGGAGCCCGAGCAG GTGAAGGAGGGTATGGATATTTAAAAGAACCATGGTGGTGGGCTGGAATGATAACAA TGATTGTTGGGGAAGTAGCTAATTTTGCAGCCTATGCATTTGCACCGGCTATTCTGGTAACACCTTTGGGAGCTTTAAGTATTATATTCAG CGCAGTGCTAGCGCATTTTATTTTGCAAGAGAAATTGCATATGTTTGGGATACTTGGTTGCGTTCTCTGTGTTGTTGGGTCTACAACTATAGTCTTACACGCTCCACATGAGCAGAAGATTGAATCAGTCAAGCAAATATGGCAGCTTGCTATTGAACCAG GCTTCCTTGTGTATTCTGctgtgattgtgattgtggttgcTATACTGATCTTCTACTATGAACCGCGCTACGGAAAGACTCATATGATAGTATATGTTGGAATCTGTTCCTTAATGGGTTCTCTTACT GTTATGAGTGTTAAAGCGGTGGCGATTGCGATAAAGCTGACATTTTCAGGGACGAATCAGTTCAAATACTTCAACACTTGGATTTTCATTTTAGTGGTTGCGTTTTGTTGCCTTTTACAAATCAACTACTTGAACAAg GCACTGGATACATTCAACACCGCGGTTATTTCACCGGTTTACTACGTTATGTTCACAACTTTCACCATCATAGCTAGTATGATCATGTTCAAG GATTGGGCATCTCAGAGTGGATTAAAGATTGCAACAGAGTTGTGTGGTTTTGTAACGATTTTGTCAGGAACATTTCTGCTTCACAAGACGAAAGACATGGGAAACAGTGGAAGTGGCCGTGGATCTGTCTCTATGCCTAGAGACACTCCTGTCTTCACCAACTCAGGATCCGCTCGGAGCTCCACCTCAGATAAACTACCCTCCTGA
- the LOC104766309 gene encoding probable magnesium transporter NIPA1 isoform X1, whose product MDQMSPDNITGVILAVSSSIFIGSSFIVKKKGLKKAGASGARAGEGGYGYLKEPWWWAGMITMIVGEVANFAAYAFAPAILVTPLGALSIIFSAVLAHFILQEKLHMFGILGCVLCVVGSTTIVLHAPHEQKIESVKQIWQLAIEPGFLVYSAVIVIVVAILIFYYEPRYGKTHMIVYVGICSLMGSLTVMSVKAVAIAIKLTFSGTNQFKYFNTWIFILVVAFCCLLQINYLNKALDTFNTAVISPVYYVMFTTFTIIASMIMFKDWASQSGLKIATELCGFVTILSGTFLLHKTKDMGNSGSGRGSVSMPRDTPVFTNSGSARSSTSDKLPS is encoded by the exons ATGGATCAGATGTCACCTGATAACATAACTGGAGTCATTCTAGCAGTGTCTTCAAGTATTTTCATTGGTTCTAGCTTCATCGTCAAGAAAAAAGGTCTCAAGAAGGCCGGCGCAAGCGGAGCCCGAGCAG GTGAAGGAGGGTATGGATATTTAAAAGAACCATGGTGGTGGGCTGGAATGATAACAA TGATTGTTGGGGAAGTAGCTAATTTTGCAGCCTATGCATTTGCACCGGCTATTCTGGTAACACCTTTGGGAGCTTTAAGTATTATATTCAG CGCAGTGCTAGCGCATTTTATTTTGCAAGAGAAATTGCATATGTTTGGGATACTTGGTTGCGTTCTCTGTGTTGTTGGGTCTACAACTATAGTCTTACACGCTCCACATGAGCAGAAGATTGAATCAGTCAAGCAAATATGGCAGCTTGCTATTGAACCAG GCTTCCTTGTGTATTCTGctgtgattgtgattgtggttgcTATACTGATCTTCTACTATGAACCGCGCTACGGAAAGACTCATATGATAGTATATGTTGGAATCTGTTCCTTAATGGGTTCTCTTACT GTTATGAGTGTTAAAGCGGTGGCGATTGCGATAAAGCTGACATTTTCAGGGACGAATCAGTTCAAATACTTCAACACTTGGATTTTCATTTTAGTGGTTGCGTTTTGTTGCCTTTTACAAATCAACTACTTGAACAAg GCACTGGATACATTCAACACCGCGGTTATTTCACCGGTTTACTACGTTATGTTCACAACTTTCACCATCATAGCTAGTATGATCATGTTCAAG GATTGGGCATCTCAGAGTGGATTAAAGATTGCAACAGAGTTGTGTGGTTTTGTAACGATTTTGTCAGGAACATTTCTGCTTCACAAGACGAAAGACATGGGAAACAGTGGAAGTGGCCGTGGATCTGTCTCTATGCCTAGAGACACTCCTGTCTTCACCAACTCAGGATCCGCTCGGAGCTCCACCTCAGATAAACTACCCTCCTGA